In one Palaemon carinicauda isolate YSFRI2023 chromosome 25, ASM3689809v2, whole genome shotgun sequence genomic region, the following are encoded:
- the LOC137618996 gene encoding uncharacterized protein: MKAVEPEPETENAPPEEDKWLADIDLGEVPWLSEVAREPSSYSNESEPRTPETYSEGAVLLTTTGNEANPNISPGVSGESEGEASISPEDLGSRTELIKSQLLDETLKTYREAAYSDEAEMTNLSKENFLLKEGVLFRVTRGPHDPAEALCRQVVVPRNLRLVVLRIPFHDILVDYVGPLPRSKRGNRFLLTMIDRFTRYLEAVPTRCANASHAVRGLTQFFCRFGFPATVQSDKGSHFMAREFKAAMEYHGVHHQTSTAYHPESQGLVERSHQTLKTVLTKLGEAGSSDWEENLPYALFALRQARSETTGYSPFELLYAHSTRGPLDILYEAWEDSSKASWVEELPDIQAKIRTAWEIAKASEEKVQGSTKGHVDRKAQDRSFEVGDQVLVLRPGEQRPLSTKFTGPHKILVKKGKLNYLVDCGIRRAKWLHINLLKPYQQRANVVGTVTQVHSPESNSEVLANFKLVTPVLDTVKRDIVKNLLLQHPQVVRDTLGHTQLLEHKIDLVPGTCPIRQNYYRLNPQRAERVSEQIKLQLSLGLIEESESPWASPSYPLPRIEDCLESLGETPYLSKIDLEKGYWQVPLAEESRPLTAFITRDGLYQCRVMPFGLRNAPSCFQRLMNKVLAGISNCVVYLDDIVIFSKAWEEHLQTLGKVLRALQKANLVINLKKNHVWRD, encoded by the exons atgaaagcaGTTGAGCCGGAGCCCGAGACTGAGAATGCCcctcctgaagaagacaaatggctagctgacattgaccttggagaagtaccttggctaagtgaAGTGGCGCGAGAGCCCTCCTCCtatagcaatgagtctgagcctcgtaccccGGAAACCTATTCGGAAGGAGCGGTGCTGCTCACCACCACAGGGAATGAAGCTAACCCAAATATTAGCCCAGGGGTCTCGGGGGAGTCTGAGGGAGAAGCGTCCATTTCCCCAGAGGACCTCGGGAGTCGGACGGAGCTTATCAAATCTCAGTTGTTGGACGAGACGCTGAAAACCTACAGGGAAGCTGCTTACTCAGACGAAGCAGAGATGACTAACCTCTCAAAGGAGAATTTCCTGCTGAAGGAAGGGGTGCTCTTCAGAGTCACCCGAGGCCCTCACGATCCTGCAGAAGCCctttgccggcaagtagttgttccccgtaatctccgcttggtggtgctac GTATCCCCTTCCATGATATACTAGTGGATTATGTGGGTCCCCTGCCCCGTAGTAAGCGTGGAAATCGTTTCTTATTAACCATGATTGATCGGTTCACGCGCTACCTCGAAGCTGTACCGACCAGGTGCGCCAATGCCAGTCATGCTGTCAGGGGCCTGACACAATTTTTTTGTAGGTTTGGGTTCCCAGCCACAGTCCAGTCGGATAAGGGCTCTCACTTCATGGCAAGAGAGTTTAAGGCAGCAATGGAGTACCATGGTGTCCACCACCAGACCTCTACGGCATATCACCCAGAGAGCCAAGGACTCGTGGAGCGCTCCCACCAAACACTAAAAACAGTCTTGACGAAGTTAGGGGAGGCTGGCTCTTCGGATTGGGAGGAGAACTTGCCTTACGCTCTGTTCGCCCTCCGCCAAGCACGCTCAGAAACCACAGGATACAGCCCTTTTGAGTTGTTGTACGCTCACTCCACACGTGGGCCACTTGACATACTCTATGAAGCTTGGGAGgactcctccaaggcctcctgggtGGAAGAGCTGCCAGATATACAGGCTAAGATACGAACTGCCTGGGAAATTGCCAAGGCTTCCGAGGAGAAGGTACAGGGCAGCACAAAAGGTCACGTAGATCGTAAAGCCCAGGATCGAAGTTTTGAGgtgggagaccaagttctggtTCTCCGCCCAGGGGAACAGAGACCGTTAAGCACAAAATTTACGGGCCCTCACAAGATTCTTGTGaagaagggtaaattaaattaCCTAGTGGATTGTGGCATAAGGCGAGCCAAGTGGCTCCATATCAACCTGCTTAAGCCCTATCAACAAAGGGCCAATGTGGTGGGTACTGTTACCCAGGTCCACTCACCCGAGAGCAACTCCGAGGTCCTGGCCAACTTTAAGCTGGTCACCCCTGTGTTGGACACTGTTAAGAGGGATATTGTCAAGAACCTCCTGCTACAGCACCCACAGGTAGTGCGAGACACACTGGGTCACACCCAACTACTAGAACACAAGATTGACTTGGTCCCAGGAACGTGTCCGATCCGCCAGAATTATTATCGGTTAAACCCCCAACGGGCTGAAAGGGTGTCGGAACAGATAAAATTGCAGCTCAGCTTAGGtctcattgaggaaagtgaaagtccatgggcatcaccg TCCTACCCACTCCCTCGCATCGAGGATTGCTTGGAGAGCTTAGGTGAAACACCTTATCTAAGTAAGATTGACCTAGAAAAGGGCTACTGGCAGGTACCACTGGCAGAGGAGTCGCGGCCACTGACCGCATTCATAACCCGAGATGGACTTTACCAGTGTCGAGTAATGCCTTTTGGTCTTAGGAACGCACCCAGCTGCTTCCAGAGACTCATGAACAAGGTACTAGCGGGAATTTCCAACTGTGTGGTCTACCTAGATGACATCGTCATTTTCTCCAAGGCCTGGGAAGAACACCTCCAAACCCTAGGGAAGGTGCTGagggccctccaaaaggcaaatttggtcatcaacctcAAAAAAAATCACGTTTGGCGGGACTGA